Proteins co-encoded in one Halococcoides cellulosivorans genomic window:
- a CDS encoding protein-L-isoaspartate(D-aspartate) O-methyltransferase translates to MPGERADERADLVERLRARVDDDRALGAIERVPRHAFVPAAQRAAAYEDRPLPIGDGETISAPHMVAIMLADLDLSAGDRVLEIGTGCGYHAAATAELVGPENVYSVEYHADLAERARETLAATGYGAISVRHGDGHDGWAAHAPYDPAYLTCAADAIPDAVRKQVREGGIVLAPIGRGVQRLIRAEKTSEGWTESDRGGVRFVEMHG, encoded by the coding sequence ATGCCCGGGGAGCGAGCCGACGAACGCGCCGACCTCGTGGAACGCCTGCGAGCGCGCGTCGACGACGACCGGGCGCTGGGTGCGATCGAGCGTGTCCCACGTCACGCGTTCGTTCCCGCCGCGCAGCGCGCGGCGGCCTACGAGGATCGGCCCCTGCCGATCGGGGACGGCGAGACCATCTCCGCGCCGCACATGGTCGCGATCATGCTCGCGGATCTCGACCTCTCGGCGGGTGATCGCGTCCTCGAAATCGGGACGGGGTGTGGCTATCACGCCGCGGCGACCGCCGAACTCGTCGGGCCCGAAAACGTCTACAGCGTCGAGTATCACGCCGATCTTGCCGAGCGCGCTCGCGAGACCCTCGCCGCGACGGGGTACGGGGCGATCAGCGTCCGCCACGGCGACGGCCACGACGGCTGGGCCGCGCATGCCCCCTACGACCCGGCGTATCTGACCTGTGCGGCCGACGCGATTCCCGACGCGGTGCGCAAACAGGTCCGCGAGGGTGGGATCGTCCTCGCGCCGATCGGCCGGGGCGTCCAGCGGTTGATCCGGGCGGAGAAGACCAGCGAGGGGTGGACCGAATCCGATCGCGGTGGCGTGCGCTTCGTCGAGATGCACGGGTGA
- a CDS encoding metallophosphoesterase produces the protein MLVGIVSDTHDDLSAVDQAVETFESRGVDTVIHCGDIVAPFAATPFDRSFAFHAVRGNNDGEWALAQTIDAFGTYHGEFAHLTLDDREFAVYHGTSEPIVEALLASGAYDYVCRGHTHERTLDDLSGTVEINPGGLPFPQAPADPAVAILDTTAPVGPDAVETLSVS, from the coding sequence ATGCTCGTCGGCATCGTTTCCGACACCCACGACGATCTTTCGGCGGTCGATCAGGCGGTCGAGACGTTCGAATCGCGCGGTGTCGACACCGTGATCCACTGTGGAGATATCGTCGCGCCGTTCGCGGCGACGCCGTTCGATCGATCGTTCGCGTTCCACGCCGTTCGGGGCAATAACGACGGCGAGTGGGCGCTCGCGCAGACGATCGACGCGTTCGGAACGTATCACGGTGAGTTCGCCCACCTGACCCTCGACGACCGCGAGTTCGCGGTCTACCACGGCACGAGCGAACCGATCGTCGAAGCGCTGCTCGCCAGCGGTGCATACGACTACGTCTGCCGGGGCCACACCCACGAGCGCACGCTCGACGACCTGTCGGGCACGGTCGAAATCAATCCCGGCGGCCTCCCGTTCCCACAGGCCCCCGCGGATCCGGCGGTCGCCATCCTCGATACGACCGCACCGGTCGGTCCCGACGCGGTCGAGACGCTGTCGGTGTCCTGA
- a CDS encoding HVO_0476 family zinc finger protein, producing MSPTNRLAVTCPACSPDRETVHEVLSEGGQFTVRCSECDHVHKTDPPSEETASKSVVVSQDGESWTASTEVPVDETIAVGEEFVLETDAAIVTARITSLEVEDGRVSSAPADEVETIWTRAVGNVTVDATVHPASGTHDETASATLQVPGDEEFAVGETITVDDREATLQRFQLREDARGYDRRRYERDGDSAPAKDLDRIYLQSTDSTAWSAW from the coding sequence ATGTCACCGACAAACCGTCTCGCGGTCACCTGTCCGGCCTGTTCGCCGGATCGGGAGACCGTCCACGAAGTGCTCTCCGAGGGCGGACAGTTCACCGTCCGGTGTAGCGAGTGTGATCACGTCCACAAGACCGACCCACCGAGCGAGGAGACTGCCTCCAAATCGGTCGTCGTCTCCCAGGACGGCGAGTCCTGGACCGCCTCCACGGAGGTGCCCGTCGACGAGACGATCGCCGTCGGTGAGGAGTTCGTCCTCGAAACCGACGCAGCGATCGTCACCGCGCGGATCACCAGTCTCGAAGTCGAGGACGGCCGGGTGTCGAGTGCGCCCGCCGACGAGGTCGAGACCATCTGGACGCGCGCAGTCGGGAACGTCACCGTCGACGCGACGGTCCACCCCGCCAGCGGCACTCACGACGAGACCGCGAGCGCGACCCTCCAGGTGCCGGGCGACGAGGAGTTCGCGGTGGGCGAGACGATCACCGTCGACGACCGAGAGGCGACCCTCCAGCGCTTCCAGTTGCGCGAGGACGCCCGCGGCTACGATCGCCGGCGCTACGAGCGTGACGGCGACAGCGCGCCCGCCAAAGACCTCGATCGCATCTATCTCCAGTCGACGGACTCGACGGCCTGGTCGGCCTGGTAA
- the gap gene encoding type I glyceraldehyde-3-phosphate dehydrogenase, which translates to MSASDPVRIGINGYGRIGRCTLRASLENDNVEVVGINDIMDFEQAEYLTKYDSVLGNLGYDVDLNGDTLTVGDNDISLYNIQDPTDLPWDSLDVDVAVESTGIFRKKHEAEAHLDAGADKTLISAPPKGDDPVPQFVYGVNDDEYDGEDVVSAASCTTNSVSPPMYVLLEEFGVDAAEMTTIHAYTGSQSIVDGPKSKTRRGRAAAENIVPTTTGASTATPQILPELQGKFEAMAIRVPVPSGSITEIVVDLPGDPGVEEINAAFEEYANGELEGSMGVTSDPIVSRDVLGWQYGSCVDLNKTSTVQGGKLAKIFAWYDNEMGYTGQMLRVAEHVA; encoded by the coding sequence ATGAGTGCATCTGACCCCGTCCGGATCGGCATCAACGGGTACGGCCGTATCGGCCGCTGTACCCTCCGCGCATCTCTCGAGAACGACAACGTCGAAGTCGTCGGGATCAACGACATCATGGACTTCGAGCAGGCCGAGTACCTCACGAAATACGACTCGGTGCTCGGCAACCTCGGATACGACGTCGACCTGAACGGTGACACGCTCACCGTCGGCGACAACGACATCTCCCTGTACAACATTCAGGACCCCACTGACCTGCCCTGGGACAGCCTCGACGTGGACGTGGCCGTCGAGTCGACCGGGATCTTCCGCAAGAAACACGAGGCCGAAGCCCACCTCGACGCCGGTGCCGACAAGACACTCATCTCGGCCCCGCCGAAAGGCGACGACCCCGTCCCGCAGTTCGTCTACGGCGTCAACGACGACGAGTACGACGGAGAGGACGTCGTCTCCGCCGCCTCCTGTACCACGAACAGCGTCTCGCCGCCGATGTACGTCCTCCTCGAGGAGTTCGGCGTCGACGCTGCCGAGATGACGACGATCCACGCCTACACGGGCAGCCAGTCCATCGTCGACGGCCCCAAATCCAAGACCCGACGTGGCCGGGCCGCCGCCGAGAACATCGTGCCGACGACGACCGGCGCCTCGACCGCGACCCCGCAGATCCTCCCCGAACTGCAGGGCAAGTTCGAGGCGATGGCGATTCGCGTCCCGGTCCCGAGCGGATCGATCACCGAAATCGTCGTCGACCTGCCCGGCGATCCGGGCGTCGAGGAGATCAACGCTGCCTTCGAGGAGTACGCCAACGGCGAACTCGAAGGGTCGATGGGCGTCACCTCGGACCCGATCGTCTCGCGTGACGTGCTGGGCTGGCAGTACGGTTCGTGTGTCGACCTGAACAAGACCTCGACCGTTCAGGGTGGCAAACTCGCGAAGATCTTCGCCTGGTACGACAACGAGATGGGCTACACGGGCCAGATGCTCCGCGTCGCCGAACACGTCGCGTAG
- a CDS encoding Hsp20/alpha crystallin family protein, producing MRRDDRDDPFDDFFEDIERMMNNIMGGDFDMHVEHYAGPGAPNGVPNEAPGETATDAHVDIYEEDAMLRLVADLPGVEKSDIDLKCDGEVVTIEASGERHNYDERVRLPCAVDETSASATYNNGILEVEFDRADDPGASIDLS from the coding sequence ATGCGACGAGACGATCGCGACGACCCCTTCGACGACTTCTTCGAGGACATCGAGCGGATGATGAACAACATCATGGGCGGCGATTTCGACATGCACGTCGAACACTACGCGGGCCCGGGCGCGCCAAACGGGGTCCCCAACGAGGCCCCCGGGGAGACGGCCACCGACGCCCACGTCGACATCTACGAGGAAGACGCCATGCTCCGCCTGGTGGCCGACCTCCCGGGCGTCGAGAAAAGTGACATCGATCTCAAGTGTGACGGCGAAGTCGTCACGATCGAGGCCAGCGGCGAGCGCCACAACTACGACGAGCGCGTCCGACTGCCCTGTGCGGTCGACGAGACCTCGGCGTCTGCGACCTACAACAACGGTATCCTCGAAGTCGAGTTCGACCGCGCGGACGACCCCGGCGCGAGCATCGATCTCTCCTGA
- the dapB gene encoding 4-hydroxy-tetrahydrodipicolinate reductase, with product MTTVAVLGADGRTGGAVVEAITDRHDADLAAAVDAEPRPDAQPPIEASDDLATLLADRGVDVLVDFSIPEAIAKAAPVCAEAGVAIVTGTTGLEAHHRATLDAASESVPVLKAANFARGIQVLLQTVETAVRGLPGYDIELTETHHNGKRDAPSGTAETILETIDSERAHETVYGREGIQPREEDEVGVHVRRAGTIRGEHEVMLADNDEVVSLAHRAEDRGVFAAGALDAAAWIDGRDPGWYDFADVVDVEGDR from the coding sequence ATGACGACCGTCGCCGTGCTCGGAGCGGACGGACGAACCGGTGGGGCCGTCGTCGAGGCGATCACGGATCGCCACGACGCCGACCTCGCCGCCGCCGTCGACGCCGAGCCACGACCCGACGCACAGCCACCGATCGAAGCCAGTGACGACCTCGCGACGCTACTCGCGGATCGAGGGGTCGACGTGCTCGTCGACTTCTCGATTCCCGAAGCGATCGCAAAGGCCGCGCCGGTCTGTGCCGAGGCGGGCGTCGCCATCGTCACCGGAACGACCGGGCTGGAGGCCCACCACCGCGCGACCCTCGATGCGGCCAGCGAGTCGGTGCCGGTCTTGAAAGCCGCGAACTTCGCGCGCGGGATCCAGGTCCTCCTCCAGACCGTCGAGACCGCCGTGCGGGGGCTCCCGGGCTACGACATCGAGTTGACCGAGACCCATCACAACGGGAAACGTGACGCCCCGAGCGGCACCGCCGAGACCATCCTCGAAACGATCGACAGCGAGCGCGCCCACGAGACGGTCTACGGGCGCGAGGGGATCCAGCCGCGCGAAGAGGACGAGGTCGGCGTTCACGTCCGCCGCGCCGGCACCATCCGGGGCGAACACGAGGTCATGCTCGCGGACAACGACGAAGTCGTCTCGCTCGCCCACCGCGCGGAGGACCGTGGCGTGTTCGCCGCGGGCGCACTCGACGCCGCGGCCTGGATCGACGGCCGCGATCCGGGCTGGTACGACTTTGCCGACGTGGTCGACGTGGAGGGCGACCGATGA
- a CDS encoding phosphoglycerate kinase, translating to MAEFNTLDDLEPGQRVLVRIDLNSPVEDGEVQDNHRFDRYAETVRELADSEHRVVLMAHQGRPGRDTFVSLDQHADILSEYVGKPIQFVADTYGDDAIEAIEGLSAGEILLLENTRMNDDELPEKPPEEHADSEFVETLAPYFDAYVNDAYSAAHRAHASTVGFPLVLPAYAGRVMESEYEYNTGVAERARETDGQVTMVLGGNKSEDVISVINNLGDAIDTFLVGGLPGELFHRADGKPVGMDVGDMDLLDDQYAETEDTLANILETSRDQLELPTDFAFEDDSGERAEIALDDITEKTDPYLDIGHDTIDSYVPIIEDSDAVFVKGAVGVFEDERFADGTVELIEAIGRTDCFSVIGGGDTARTLKMYGLSEDDYDHISIAGGAYLNALTGQELEAAEVLIEQATQTA from the coding sequence ATGGCTGAATTCAACACACTCGACGATCTGGAACCCGGACAGCGCGTCCTGGTGCGCATCGACCTGAACTCGCCCGTCGAAGACGGCGAAGTCCAGGACAACCACCGCTTCGACCGGTACGCCGAGACGGTCCGCGAACTCGCCGATTCGGAGCATCGGGTCGTGCTGATGGCCCACCAGGGCCGCCCCGGTCGGGACACGTTCGTCTCGCTCGACCAGCACGCCGATATCCTCTCGGAGTACGTCGGCAAACCCATCCAGTTCGTTGCCGACACGTACGGCGACGACGCAATCGAGGCGATCGAGGGGCTCTCGGCGGGCGAGATTCTCCTGCTGGAGAACACCCGGATGAACGACGACGAACTCCCCGAGAAACCGCCCGAAGAACACGCCGACAGCGAGTTCGTCGAGACGCTTGCGCCCTACTTCGACGCGTACGTCAACGACGCCTACTCGGCGGCCCATCGCGCGCACGCCTCGACGGTCGGCTTCCCGCTCGTCCTGCCCGCCTACGCCGGTCGCGTGATGGAAAGCGAGTACGAGTACAACACCGGCGTCGCCGAACGCGCCCGCGAGACCGACGGACAGGTCACGATGGTGCTCGGCGGCAACAAGAGTGAGGACGTCATCAGCGTCATCAACAACCTCGGTGACGCCATCGACACGTTCCTCGTCGGTGGCCTTCCCGGCGAACTGTTCCACCGCGCGGACGGCAAGCCCGTCGGCATGGACGTCGGCGACATGGACCTGCTCGACGACCAGTACGCCGAGACCGAGGACACGCTGGCGAACATCCTGGAGACCAGCCGTGACCAGCTGGAACTCCCGACTGACTTCGCCTTCGAAGACGATTCGGGCGAGCGCGCGGAGATCGCACTGGACGACATCACGGAGAAGACCGATCCGTACCTCGACATCGGCCACGACACGATCGATTCGTACGTGCCGATCATCGAGGACTCGGACGCCGTCTTCGTGAAAGGCGCCGTCGGCGTCTTCGAGGACGAGCGCTTCGCGGACGGGACGGTCGAACTGATCGAGGCGATCGGTCGCACCGATTGTTTCTCAGTGATCGGTGGCGGCGACACCGCTCGGACGCTGAAGATGTACGGCCTGAGCGAAGACGACTACGACCACATCTCGATCGCCGGTGGCGCGTACCTCAACGCGCTCACGGGCCAGGAACTCGAAGCCGCCGAAGTGCTGATCGAGCAGGCGACCCAGACGGCCTGA
- a CDS encoding ribbon-helix-helix domain-containing protein produces the protein MPKVEITIPEHLEMQIAQLVEQGEFVNREEAIEDLLSTGLKAYKTSGPMDDEEEPGLEEDGMMGHDDEYVF, from the coding sequence ATGCCGAAAGTCGAAATCACCATCCCCGAACATCTCGAAATGCAGATCGCCCAACTGGTGGAACAAGGGGAGTTCGTCAATCGTGAGGAGGCTATCGAGGACCTCCTCTCGACGGGGCTCAAAGCGTACAAGACCAGCGGGCCGATGGACGACGAGGAGGAACCGGGCCTCGAAGAGGACGGGATGATGGGGCACGACGACGAGTACGTCTTCTAA
- a CDS encoding flippase activity-associated protein Agl23 translates to MDTPPGWDWLPDRIRDRPVLSVIVLIALLAVTVRLIALGFRVFYYDEAWFGYWVLRFMENGSWSYRPILHGPFYVRVNPLVFDLFGVSDATARLVPALMGGLLPVAAWLYREHLSDGELVALAALLAANPVLFYYSRFMRKDLPLAALIFVAVGLVVRTMDTRDPRYLYGAGLSLGVAASTKESFLLWIITIVGGLVFVADTRMLEAGRSWWVSRTVRSTLWPAAAGTAHTSDDAGEGRLADLDFWFHHGVVAAVLAVAMIVFFYAPRAGPGQEIGLWAALTGEFLTLPAVLWAATGQAFLDAIDYWVLGGIQEHAYLPYLVDTFKTMLTGATVVTVFGAIGALIDRYREPSRPIVTFYAFCAGAATLGYPLANNLPVPWSTVHAIVPLAVPAAVGIAATGRAIRALDERRATADDQSVTRSVATVGLAFVLVGAAVWMGAIVVQTSYVAPHDSAHGETGHEIVYYAQPPGELRTVTDAIDRVASADRAGPDVLFVGSSLQMDESRVDLPPATGAWHARMPLPWYTEQSNADLASVRSVSAVGDTPPPIVITTTSLQNDLRGRLGEDYRGTHHDLDEAGDRSVVVFVHDSIRRPA, encoded by the coding sequence ATGGACACGCCACCTGGGTGGGACTGGCTCCCGGATCGCATTCGCGACCGACCGGTGCTCTCGGTGATCGTTCTGATCGCACTGCTCGCGGTCACCGTTCGGCTGATCGCACTGGGCTTTCGGGTGTTCTACTACGACGAAGCCTGGTTCGGCTACTGGGTGCTCCGATTCATGGAGAACGGATCCTGGAGCTATCGTCCCATCCTTCACGGCCCGTTTTACGTCCGCGTGAACCCGCTCGTCTTCGACCTGTTCGGCGTCTCGGACGCGACGGCCAGGCTCGTGCCCGCGCTGATGGGCGGCCTGTTGCCGGTGGCGGCGTGGCTGTACCGTGAGCATCTGAGTGACGGCGAACTCGTCGCGCTGGCGGCGCTGCTCGCGGCAAACCCCGTCTTGTTCTATTACTCGCGGTTCATGCGCAAGGACCTCCCACTCGCGGCGCTGATCTTCGTCGCGGTCGGCCTGGTCGTCCGGACGATGGACACCCGCGATCCCCGGTACCTCTACGGCGCAGGTCTGAGTCTGGGTGTCGCGGCCTCGACCAAGGAGAGTTTCCTCCTCTGGATCATCACGATCGTCGGCGGTCTGGTGTTCGTCGCGGACACGCGGATGCTCGAAGCGGGACGATCGTGGTGGGTCTCTCGGACGGTCCGGTCGACGCTCTGGCCGGCCGCAGCGGGCACGGCCCACACCTCGGACGACGCTGGAGAGGGTCGACTTGCCGACCTCGATTTCTGGTTTCATCACGGCGTCGTCGCTGCCGTACTCGCCGTCGCGATGATCGTCTTTTTTTACGCGCCCCGGGCGGGCCCCGGCCAGGAGATCGGACTCTGGGCCGCACTCACCGGTGAGTTTCTGACGCTCCCGGCGGTGCTGTGGGCGGCGACCGGCCAGGCGTTTCTCGACGCCATCGACTACTGGGTGCTCGGCGGGATCCAGGAGCACGCGTATCTCCCCTATCTCGTCGATACGTTCAAGACGATGCTGACCGGCGCGACGGTCGTCACCGTGTTCGGGGCCATCGGCGCGCTGATCGATCGGTATCGAGAGCCCTCGCGTCCGATCGTGACCTTCTATGCGTTCTGTGCGGGCGCGGCCACACTCGGCTATCCCCTCGCGAACAACCTGCCCGTGCCGTGGTCGACGGTGCATGCGATCGTCCCGCTGGCGGTGCCCGCGGCGGTCGGTATCGCGGCGACCGGCCGGGCGATTCGGGCACTCGATGAGCGACGCGCGACCGCCGACGACCAGTCGGTGACGCGATCGGTCGCGACCGTCGGTCTCGCCTTCGTGCTCGTCGGGGCGGCGGTCTGGATGGGTGCGATCGTCGTCCAGACCAGCTACGTCGCCCCCCACGACAGCGCCCACGGCGAGACGGGCCACGAAATCGTCTACTACGCCCAACCGCCGGGCGAACTCCGGACCGTCACGGACGCCATCGATCGCGTGGCGAGTGCGGACCGTGCGGGCCCGGACGTCCTCTTCGTCGGGAGTAGCCTCCAGATGGACGAATCGCGGGTCGACCTGCCGCCGGCGACGGGCGCGTGGCACGCCCGGATGCCGTTGCCCTGGTACACCGAACAGTCCAACGCCGACCTCGCGAGTGTCCGGAGCGTCTCGGCCGTCGGGGACACACCGCCACCGATCGTGATCACGACGACCAGTCTGCAAAACGATCTCCGTGGTCGACTCGGTGAGGACTACCGGGGCACTCACCACGACCTCGACGAGGCGGGTGACCGGTCGGTCGTCGTTTTCGTCCACGACTCGATTCGTCGACCGGCGTAG
- a CDS encoding 2,3,4,5-tetrahydropyridine-2,6-dicarboxylate N-succinyltransferase: protein MSLERDVGALWERSESGLDAASATAEDLATLDRFLDALETGEIRAAERQDGEWVANAWVKRGILLTFTLFETQPREHGGVTYHDVLPLRETADLADRGTRNTPDGTVIRRGAAIGSDAILMSPAFVNIGAHVGDGTLVDSNDVVGSCAQIGENVKLGANTTIGGVLEPVESTPVVVEDDVALGAGTRVTSGFVVGAGSVVGENTLLSPRIPVYDLVEDDVLYGRLPPERRAFQRYVESSVSDRGPIDGAAYKPAVVATDLEEQTLEGSEREEALRS, encoded by the coding sequence ATGAGCCTCGAACGCGACGTCGGCGCGCTCTGGGAGCGTTCCGAGTCGGGCCTGGACGCCGCGAGTGCGACCGCGGAGGATCTGGCGACGCTCGACCGCTTTCTCGACGCGCTCGAAACGGGCGAGATCCGTGCCGCCGAGCGCCAGGACGGCGAGTGGGTGGCGAACGCGTGGGTGAAACGTGGCATTCTCCTAACCTTTACGCTGTTCGAGACCCAGCCACGCGAGCACGGCGGCGTCACCTACCACGACGTGCTCCCGCTGCGCGAGACCGCGGATCTGGCCGATCGGGGGACGCGCAACACCCCCGACGGGACGGTCATTCGCCGTGGCGCGGCGATCGGGAGCGATGCGATTTTGATGAGCCCCGCGTTCGTCAACATCGGGGCCCACGTGGGCGACGGAACGCTCGTCGACTCGAACGACGTGGTCGGATCGTGTGCACAGATCGGTGAGAACGTCAAACTGGGCGCGAACACGACGATCGGTGGCGTGCTCGAACCCGTCGAGAGCACGCCGGTCGTCGTCGAAGACGACGTCGCGCTGGGCGCGGGGACCCGAGTCACCTCCGGATTCGTGGTCGGTGCGGGCTCGGTCGTCGGTGAGAACACGCTGCTCTCGCCACGGATTCCGGTGTACGACCTGGTCGAGGACGACGTCCTCTACGGGCGATTGCCTCCCGAGCGGCGGGCGTTCCAGCGGTACGTCGAATCGTCGGTCAGCGATCGCGGTCCGATCGACGGCGCGGCGTACAAGCCAGCGGTCGTCGCGACCGATCTGGAAGAGCAAACGCTGGAGGGGAGTGAACGGGAAGAGGCGTTGCGGTCGTAG
- the dapA gene encoding 4-hydroxy-tetrahydrodipicolinate synthase — MTDHQFEGVYPAMTTPFTEDERIDFDQLRANAQRLERAGVDGLVPVGSTGESATLTHDEHVEVIEAVTAAVEDVPVIAGTGSNNTREALSLSERAVEAGADGLLLISPYYNKPEQSGLIDHYRTIADAIDCPQIVYNVPSRTGQNVAADTVVELSDHPNIVALKAASGDLGQISEIVERTREQEFVVLSGDDGLTLPMLSIGATGAISVLANLEPERSCAMVGAARAGDFDRARALHHELGPLTRALFVETNPIPVTEAMAIRGHGTGVVRSPLTRLSEHHREHLERVLADLDGAERPSTVST; from the coding sequence ATGACAGACCACCAGTTCGAAGGCGTCTATCCAGCGATGACGACGCCGTTCACCGAGGACGAACGCATCGATTTCGACCAGCTCAGAGCGAACGCCCAGCGACTGGAACGCGCGGGCGTCGACGGCCTCGTTCCGGTCGGCTCGACCGGCGAGAGTGCGACACTCACCCACGACGAGCACGTCGAGGTGATCGAAGCCGTTACCGCCGCCGTCGAGGACGTGCCCGTGATCGCCGGGACGGGGTCGAACAACACCCGCGAGGCGCTCTCGCTGTCCGAGCGTGCCGTCGAGGCGGGCGCGGACGGCCTGCTTCTCATCTCGCCGTACTACAACAAACCCGAACAGTCGGGGTTGATCGATCACTACCGAACGATCGCTGATGCGATCGACTGCCCACAGATCGTCTACAACGTCCCCTCGCGGACCGGGCAGAACGTCGCCGCCGACACCGTCGTCGAGCTTTCCGATCACCCCAACATCGTCGCGCTGAAGGCCGCCTCGGGTGATCTCGGCCAGATCTCCGAGATCGTCGAGCGCACGCGGGAGCAGGAGTTCGTCGTGCTCAGCGGAGACGACGGCCTCACGCTGCCGATGCTGTCGATCGGCGCGACGGGCGCGATCAGCGTCCTCGCGAACCTCGAACCCGAGCGGAGTTGTGCGATGGTCGGTGCGGCCCGCGCCGGCGATTTCGATCGCGCTCGCGCGCTCCATCACGAACTTGGGCCGCTCACGCGTGCGCTGTTCGTCGAGACCAACCCGATCCCCGTCACCGAGGCGATGGCGATCCGCGGGCACGGCACCGGCGTCGTTCGCTCACCGCTGACGCGCCTCTCGGAGCACCACCGCGAGCACCTCGAACGCGTCCTGGCCGATCTCGACGGTGCGGAGCGCCCCTCGACGGTCTCGACGTAA
- a CDS encoding aminopeptidase, giving the protein MDTVDERLRGPARTAIDQCMGLASDESCLIVTDDERQAIGAALRAAAAERTDAASMLTYTPGDQHGEEPPAPVGAAMADADVVLAPTTKSISHTRAREAACEAGARIATLPGITEPVFETGLDADYEAIASTSDRVYDAVSGAEQIQITTPRGTDVTVRPGDRAWHRDTGIVHGPGDFSNLPAGEVFVSPLHVEGRIVVDGTMMPHGAIDGTLSIDVTAGTVTYVDDDALRAELDAAAETSGDGAYNLAEFGIGTNTAVADLVGSVLLDEKAAGTVHFAIGDDASIGGTTEASIHLDGVVRDPTVTVDGAPLDLPVAE; this is encoded by the coding sequence ATGGACACCGTCGACGAGCGACTCCGCGGGCCGGCGAGAACGGCGATCGATCAGTGTATGGGCCTCGCGAGCGACGAATCCTGTCTGATCGTCACCGACGATGAGCGCCAGGCGATCGGCGCGGCGCTCCGAGCGGCCGCCGCCGAGCGAACCGATGCGGCCTCGATGCTCACCTACACGCCGGGCGACCAGCACGGCGAGGAGCCACCGGCCCCCGTGGGCGCGGCGATGGCCGACGCCGACGTCGTGCTCGCGCCGACGACGAAAAGCATCAGTCACACGCGCGCTCGTGAAGCCGCCTGTGAGGCGGGCGCACGCATCGCGACACTCCCGGGCATCACCGAACCCGTCTTCGAGACCGGCCTCGACGCCGACTACGAGGCGATCGCATCGACCAGCGATCGCGTGTACGACGCCGTCAGCGGCGCCGAACAGATCCAGATTACGACGCCGCGCGGGACCGACGTGACCGTTCGACCGGGCGATCGCGCGTGGCATCGCGATACCGGGATCGTCCACGGCCCGGGCGACTTCTCGAACCTGCCGGCGGGCGAGGTGTTCGTCAGCCCGCTCCACGTCGAGGGCCGGATCGTCGTCGACGGGACGATGATGCCCCACGGTGCGATCGACGGGACGCTCTCGATCGACGTCACTGCCGGGACGGTCACGTACGTCGACGACGACGCACTCCGCGCGGAACTCGACGCCGCGGCCGAAACGTCGGGCGACGGCGCGTACAACCTCGCGGAGTTCGGCATCGGCACGAACACCGCCGTGGCCGATCTCGTCGGATCGGTCCTGCTCGACGAGAAGGCGGCCGGAACGGTCCATTTCGCGATCGGTGACGACGCCTCGATCGGCGGGACCACGGAGGCCTCGATCCACCTCGACGGCGTCGTTCGCGATCCAACCGTCACCGTCGACGGCGCACCGCTCGATCTCCCCGTCGCGGAGTGA
- a CDS encoding UPF0058 family protein: MHKDELLELHGNMVTIMGYFDRQDDIPSSLFDPYRDIDVTPDDVHKSKSEHKHAVFVLGNALANAMSDDEFSEAGRVGKRMKELAEDAEQRI, from the coding sequence ATGCACAAAGACGAGCTTCTCGAACTCCACGGCAATATGGTCACTATTATGGGGTATTTCGATCGACAGGACGACATTCCGTCGAGTCTGTTCGACCCGTACCGCGACATCGACGTGACGCCCGACGACGTTCACAAATCGAAAAGCGAGCACAAACACGCCGTGTTCGTCCTCGGGAACGCGCTGGCGAACGCGATGAGTGACGACGAATTCTCCGAGGCGGGTCGGGTGGGCAAACGCATGAAAGAACTCGCTGAGGACGCCGAACAGCGCATCTAG